A genome region from Thalassococcus arenae includes the following:
- a CDS encoding MBL fold metallo-hydrolase: protein MSERRFTILGCGSSGGVPRLGGEWGACDPANPKNLRRRCSMLVEQDGPGGTTRVLVDTSPDLRAQLLETGTGELDAVIWTHAHADHTHGLDDLRMIVFNMRRRLQVWADGDTQNDLFARFGYAFVQPADSPYPPILEMNTIAGPVTIDGAGGAIRFDPFKVGHGSIDALGFRIGDLAYLPDVATIPEDVWPKLQGLDCWVLDALRRTPHPTHAHLALALEWIARAAPRRAVLTNMHVDLDYAEVLSETPDNVEPAYDGMVIRYAL, encoded by the coding sequence ATGAGCGAACGCCGCTTCACCATCCTCGGCTGCGGGTCCTCGGGCGGCGTGCCGCGGCTGGGCGGGGAATGGGGCGCTTGCGACCCGGCCAATCCCAAGAACCTCCGCCGCCGCTGTTCGATGCTGGTGGAACAGGACGGCCCCGGCGGCACCACCCGGGTTCTGGTCGACACCTCGCCCGATCTGCGCGCACAATTGCTCGAAACCGGCACGGGCGAACTGGACGCGGTGATCTGGACCCATGCCCATGCCGACCACACGCATGGGCTGGACGATCTGCGCATGATCGTCTTCAACATGCGCAGGCGCCTGCAGGTCTGGGCCGATGGCGATACGCAGAACGATCTGTTCGCGCGATTCGGTTATGCCTTCGTGCAACCCGCCGACAGCCCTTACCCACCGATCCTCGAGATGAACACGATCGCCGGCCCGGTCACGATCGACGGTGCCGGCGGGGCGATCCGTTTCGATCCGTTCAAGGTAGGTCATGGAAGCATCGATGCGCTCGGCTTCCGCATCGGCGACCTGGCTTATCTGCCGGATGTCGCCACCATTCCCGAGGACGTCTGGCCAAAGCTGCAGGGGCTTGATTGCTGGGTACTGGACGCGCTGCGCCGTACCCCGCATCCGACCCATGCCCATCTCGCCCTGGCGCTGGAATGGATCGCCCGCGCCGCACCGCGCCGCGCGGTGCTGACCAACATGCATGTCGATCTCGATTACGCCGAGGTGCTGTCCGAGACGCCCGACAACGTGGAACCCGCCTATGACGGCATGGTCATCCGCTATGCGCTGTAA
- a CDS encoding thiamine diphosphokinase codes for MKDPIVHSESPVLLVGGGETHPNALISALSAFSPVIAADGGADAILQCGHVPDAVIGDLDSLSAEARAAIPGPAIHRIAEQDSTDFDKCLRNIVAPLVVAHGFLGRRLDHQLAAMSVLVRRPDRRCLLVGAQDVVALAPPRLRLDLPQNSRLSLFPLAQVAGRSAGLRWPIDGLTFHPDGVIGTSNAVTGPVSLEFEKPGMIVILPIAAEPVFRTALLTAPATWPARA; via the coding sequence ATGAAAGATCCCATTGTTCACAGCGAAAGCCCCGTTCTTCTGGTCGGAGGCGGGGAAACCCACCCGAACGCCCTGATTTCGGCACTTTCCGCGTTCTCGCCGGTCATCGCCGCGGACGGCGGAGCCGATGCGATCCTGCAATGCGGCCACGTACCGGACGCGGTGATCGGCGACCTGGATTCGCTGTCCGCCGAAGCGCGCGCGGCGATACCGGGCCCGGCCATCCACCGCATCGCCGAGCAGGACAGCACCGATTTCGACAAATGCCTGCGCAACATCGTCGCGCCGTTGGTGGTGGCGCATGGTTTTCTGGGGCGGCGGCTGGATCACCAGTTGGCGGCGATGTCGGTGCTGGTGCGCCGCCCCGATCGGCGCTGCCTGCTGGTCGGAGCCCAGGACGTCGTGGCCCTTGCACCGCCGCGCCTCCGGTTGGACCTTCCGCAGAACAGCCGCCTGTCACTTTTTCCGCTGGCCCAGGTTGCCGGGCGCAGCGCGGGTTTGCGCTGGCCGATCGACGGGCTGACCTTTCATCCCGATGGGGTGATCGGAACGTCGAACGCGGTGACGGGTCCGGTGTCCCTGGAATTCGAAAAGCCGGGGATGATCGTGATCCTGCCCATCGCGGCCGAACCGGTATTTAGAACGGCTCTTTTGACCGCGCCCGCAACATGGCCCGCTCGCGCCTGA
- the glmM gene encoding phosphoglucosamine mutase, with product MERKLFGTDGVRGTANTFPMTAEMALMIGAAVGRYFRNEHGGVHRVVIGKDTRLSGYMFENALTAGLTSTGMNVLLLGPVPTPAVGLLTPSMRADLGIMISASHNPAQDNGIKFFGPDGFKLSDAVEAEIEALVEAGVASASPVNIGRAKRIDDGRFRYQERVKSSFPAGMRLDGMKVVVDCANGAAYRTAPEVLWELGADVVPVGVAPNGLNINQDCGSTKPRTAAEAVVAHGADVALCLDGDADRIILIDETGRVADGDQIMALMAARWAEEDRLHGGTLVATVMSNLGLERFLQGRGLRLERTGVGDRYVVEAMRRGGWNLGGEQSGHIVMTDYATTGDGLMAGLQFLAEMVRTGKRASELARNFDPVPQLLKNVRYGDGKAPLDSAPVQTAIAEVEQALNGKGRLLIRKSGTEPLIRVMAECEDETLLAQSVDRIVAEVEAAV from the coding sequence ATGGAACGTAAACTCTTCGGCACCGACGGCGTGCGCGGCACCGCCAACACCTTTCCGATGACGGCCGAGATGGCGTTGATGATCGGCGCGGCCGTGGGCCGCTATTTCCGCAACGAACATGGCGGTGTGCATCGGGTGGTCATCGGCAAGGACACCCGCCTGTCGGGCTACATGTTCGAGAACGCGCTGACCGCGGGCCTGACCAGCACGGGGATGAACGTGCTGCTGCTGGGCCCCGTGCCGACGCCCGCAGTGGGTCTGCTGACGCCGTCGATGCGCGCCGACCTGGGCATCATGATCTCGGCCAGCCACAACCCGGCGCAGGACAACGGCATCAAGTTCTTCGGCCCCGACGGCTTCAAGCTGTCCGATGCGGTCGAGGCCGAGATCGAGGCGCTGGTCGAAGCCGGCGTCGCGTCCGCCAGCCCGGTCAATATCGGTCGGGCCAAACGCATCGACGATGGCCGCTTCCGCTATCAGGAACGGGTGAAAAGCAGCTTTCCTGCGGGCATGCGGCTGGACGGGATGAAGGTCGTGGTGGATTGCGCCAATGGTGCGGCCTACCGAACCGCGCCCGAAGTCCTGTGGGAACTGGGTGCCGACGTGGTGCCGGTGGGCGTGGCACCGAACGGGCTCAACATCAACCAGGATTGCGGATCGACCAAGCCGCGCACCGCGGCCGAAGCGGTGGTGGCCCATGGTGCCGATGTGGCTCTGTGCCTCGATGGAGACGCCGACCGGATCATCCTGATCGACGAAACCGGCCGGGTCGCCGATGGCGACCAGATCATGGCGCTGATGGCTGCCCGCTGGGCCGAGGAAGACCGCCTGCACGGTGGCACGCTGGTGGCCACGGTGATGTCCAATCTCGGCCTGGAACGCTTTCTGCAGGGTCGCGGGCTGCGGCTCGAGCGCACCGGGGTCGGCGACCGCTACGTGGTCGAGGCGATGCGCCGGGGCGGCTGGAACCTGGGCGGCGAGCAGTCCGGTCACATCGTGATGACCGACTACGCCACCACCGGCGACGGGCTGATGGCCGGGCTGCAATTCCTGGCGGAAATGGTGCGCACCGGCAAACGCGCCTCGGAACTGGCGCGCAATTTCGATCCGGTCCCGCAGCTATTGAAGAATGTCCGCTACGGCGACGGCAAGGCGCCGCTGGACAGCGCACCGGTGCAGACGGCCATCGCCGAAGTCGAACAGGCGCTGAACGGCAAGGGCCGCTTGCTGATCCGGAAATCCGGAACCGAACCGCTGATCCGGGTGATGGCGGAATGCGAGGACGAGACGCTTCTGGCGCAATCGGTCGACCGCATCGTCGCCGAGGTCGAAGCCGCGGTCTGA
- a CDS encoding AEC family transporter gives MQALLDVILPVFLVIGAGYLAVWRGVLGDGTVDGLMAYTQNIAIPALLFRAIWTLDLGEGFDPAVLLSFYTGSASGFTAGLLAGRYLFGRDWEDAVAIGFCCLFANSVMIGLAVTERAYGTQALTTNFAIVALHAPFCYGIGITAMEIARARGAPARALPGKVLRAMFRNALVIGIGLGALFNIAGIGLPGPATDALNMVIQTALPAALFGMGGVLYRYRPEGDFRIIAFICAVSLVLHPTITWTLGSALDLSTEAFRSAVLTAAMAPGINSYVFANMYGRARRVAASSVLFATALSVMTVWLWLAALP, from the coding sequence ATGCAGGCGCTGCTCGACGTCATCCTTCCGGTCTTTCTGGTCATCGGTGCCGGGTATCTGGCGGTCTGGCGCGGTGTGCTGGGCGACGGCACGGTCGACGGGCTGATGGCCTATACCCAGAACATCGCCATTCCGGCCCTTCTGTTTCGCGCGATCTGGACGCTGGACCTGGGCGAAGGGTTCGACCCGGCTGTCCTGCTCAGTTTCTATACCGGATCGGCCAGCGGGTTCACGGCGGGCCTGCTTGCCGGCCGCTACCTGTTCGGCCGCGACTGGGAAGACGCGGTGGCCATCGGTTTCTGCTGCCTCTTCGCCAATTCGGTGATGATCGGCCTTGCGGTCACCGAACGGGCCTATGGTACCCAAGCCCTGACGACCAACTTCGCCATCGTCGCCCTGCACGCGCCATTCTGCTACGGCATCGGCATCACCGCGATGGAGATCGCCCGCGCCCGCGGCGCCCCGGCCCGCGCCCTGCCCGGCAAGGTGCTGCGGGCGATGTTTCGCAATGCGCTGGTCATCGGAATCGGGCTGGGCGCGCTCTTCAACATCGCCGGCATCGGCCTGCCGGGCCCGGCGACCGATGCGCTGAACATGGTAATCCAGACCGCCCTGCCGGCGGCCTTGTTCGGCATGGGCGGGGTGCTCTACCGCTATCGCCCCGAAGGCGACTTCCGCATCATCGCCTTCATCTGTGCCGTCTCGCTGGTGTTGCACCCGACCATCACATGGACGTTGGGCTCGGCTTTGGACCTGTCGACCGAAGCCTTCCGCTCGGCAGTTCTGACCGCAGCCATGGCGCCGGGCATCAACTCTTATGTCTTCGCCAACATGTATGGACGCGCTCGGCGGGTCGCGGCGTCTTCGGTGCTGTTCGCGACGGCGCTTTCGGTGATGACCGTGTGGCTCTGGCTGGCCGCCTTGCCATGA
- a CDS encoding putative PEP-binding protein has product MQKDVFDQPAVTLITPTAPVTTPTHGGRAKCLQRLVRLSLPVPRTIALSFDTVHGIAGGKMPDIAAICAQFASGSLLCVRPSSEDPDWGGPGAILNIGMNDAAYVELSDRIGAEAAAGLYTRFVQSYAVHVARLDPDVFDDIDFIGQESLSEALRAYEDEAEEPFPQDRETQLAEVLRYMARAWEGTTARLLRQAKGAPVDAGLGLVVQEMALGLGQGECGSGVLQLVDSDTGLPQITGRYLSQSQGREALESGAAALFLERDPRGPSLEELAPKAFETLKTQAALMRERLREEMQIEFTIENDKVHILDGVRVARSPRAALRIAVRLAEDGVISRREAVMRIDPGALPELLHRQVAPEADRDVIGRGVAASPGAATGRIVFSSADAQASAARREPCILVRRETSPEDIRGMHAAVAVLTERGGITSHAAVIGRGLGLPCVVGAARMKFHLRDRQLISESGRIFRDGDTITIDGTTGTVLAGAPAMIEAALDDAFQTFMSWADAERDIAIRANADTPADAQTARNFMAEGIGLCRTEHMFFEADRLTPMREMIFADTPEDRQSALALILPMQRADFTELFRIMEGLPVCIRLFDPPLHEFLPTDRAGLRDLAEALDLPVSDVTRRVDSMGEYNPMLGMRGVRLGIAVPEIYDMQARAIFEATLDASAAGDPVVPEIMLPLVSAKREVELVRTRIDAVAAEVRNERGADFDYRLGVMVETPRACLRADEIAQHAHFLSFGTNDLTQMTYGLSRDDAGRFMSDYVQQGVFPEDPFHRLDADGVGELLALGVARGRQGHAAITLSICGEHGGDPESIAFCRGVGMDYVSCSPFRVPVARLAAAHLAIREKILVDQ; this is encoded by the coding sequence GTGCAGAAAGATGTGTTCGACCAGCCCGCGGTGACGCTGATCACCCCGACCGCCCCGGTGACCACACCGACGCATGGCGGCCGGGCGAAATGTCTGCAGCGGCTAGTGCGGTTGTCCCTGCCGGTGCCGCGCACCATCGCGTTGTCCTTCGACACGGTGCACGGCATCGCCGGCGGCAAGATGCCGGATATCGCGGCGATCTGCGCGCAATTCGCATCGGGTTCGTTGCTTTGCGTGCGGCCGTCTTCGGAAGATCCGGACTGGGGCGGCCCGGGTGCGATTCTGAATATCGGCATGAACGACGCGGCCTATGTCGAACTTTCCGACCGCATCGGGGCGGAAGCGGCCGCTGGGCTTTATACCCGTTTTGTCCAATCCTATGCCGTGCACGTCGCGCGGCTGGATCCCGATGTCTTCGACGATATCGATTTCATCGGCCAGGAATCCCTGTCCGAGGCCCTTCGCGCCTACGAGGACGAGGCCGAGGAACCCTTTCCGCAAGATCGCGAGACACAGCTGGCCGAGGTGCTGCGCTACATGGCCCGCGCCTGGGAAGGCACGACGGCACGGTTGCTGCGCCAGGCCAAGGGGGCGCCGGTCGATGCCGGTCTGGGCCTCGTCGTGCAGGAAATGGCGCTTGGACTGGGCCAGGGCGAATGCGGTTCGGGCGTGTTGCAGCTGGTCGATTCCGACACCGGTCTGCCCCAGATCACCGGGCGCTACCTGAGCCAGAGCCAGGGCCGCGAGGCGTTGGAAAGCGGCGCCGCGGCGTTGTTCCTGGAACGCGACCCACGCGGCCCATCGCTCGAGGAACTGGCCCCAAAGGCGTTCGAAACGCTCAAGACCCAGGCCGCGCTGATGCGCGAGCGGCTGCGCGAAGAGATGCAGATCGAGTTCACCATCGAGAATGACAAGGTCCATATTCTGGACGGCGTGCGCGTGGCGCGCAGTCCGCGCGCGGCCTTGCGTATCGCGGTCCGGCTGGCCGAGGACGGTGTCATCAGCCGCCGCGAGGCGGTGATGCGGATCGATCCCGGTGCGTTGCCCGAATTGCTGCACCGCCAGGTGGCCCCCGAGGCGGATCGCGACGTCATCGGGCGAGGCGTTGCGGCCTCGCCGGGGGCGGCCACCGGCCGGATCGTGTTTTCCTCGGCCGACGCCCAGGCCAGCGCGGCGCGACGCGAGCCCTGCATCCTGGTACGCCGCGAAACCAGCCCCGAGGACATCCGTGGCATGCATGCCGCCGTTGCGGTTCTCACGGAACGCGGCGGCATCACCAGCCACGCGGCGGTGATCGGGCGCGGCTTGGGTCTGCCCTGCGTCGTCGGCGCGGCGCGGATGAAGTTTCACCTGCGCGACCGGCAATTGATCTCGGAAAGCGGCCGGATCTTCCGCGACGGCGATACGATCACGATCGACGGCACCACCGGAACCGTTCTGGCAGGCGCGCCGGCGATGATCGAGGCCGCACTGGACGACGCTTTCCAGACCTTCATGTCCTGGGCCGATGCCGAACGCGACATCGCCATCCGCGCCAATGCCGACACCCCGGCCGACGCACAGACCGCGCGCAATTTCATGGCCGAAGGGATCGGGCTGTGCCGGACCGAGCACATGTTCTTCGAGGCCGACCGCCTGACGCCGATGCGCGAGATGATCTTTGCCGACACGCCCGAGGACCGGCAATCGGCGCTGGCACTGATCCTGCCCATGCAGCGCGCCGATTTCACCGAATTGTTCCGCATCATGGAGGGGCTGCCGGTCTGCATCCGGCTGTTCGACCCGCCGCTGCACGAGTTTCTGCCCACCGATCGCGCCGGGCTGCGAGACCTGGCCGAAGCGCTGGACCTGCCGGTGTCGGACGTCACCCGGCGCGTCGACAGCATGGGCGAATACAACCCCATGCTGGGCATGCGCGGCGTGCGGCTGGGCATCGCCGTGCCCGAAATCTACGACATGCAGGCCCGCGCCATCTTCGAGGCGACGCTGGATGCCTCGGCCGCGGGCGACCCGGTCGTGCCCGAAATCATGTTGCCGCTGGTATCGGCCAAGCGCGAGGTCGAACTGGTGCGCACCCGGATCGACGCCGTGGCCGCCGAGGTGCGCAACGAACGCGGCGCGGATTTCGACTACCGCCTGGGGGTCATGGTCGAAACGCCCCGCGCCTGCCTGCGCGCCGACGAAATCGCCCAACACGCGCATTTCCTGTCGTTCGGCACCAACGACCTGACACAGATGACCTATGGCCTGTCGCGCGACGATGCCGGGCGGTTCATGTCGGATTACGTCCAGCAGGGCGTTTTTCCCGAAGACCCGTTCCATCGGCTCGATGCGGATGGCGTCGGCGAACTGCTGGCGCTCGGGGTTGCGCGCGGCCGGCAGGGTCATGCAGCAATTACCCTGTCGATTTGCGGTGAACATGGCGGCGACCCCGAATCGATTGCCTTCTGCCGCGGGGTGGGTATGGACTATGTCAGTTGTTCGCCGTTCCGCGTACCGGTGGCCAGACTGGCTGCGGCACATCTTGCGATCCGGGAAAAAATACTTGTAGATCAATGA
- a CDS encoding cell wall hydrolase, which produces MFVTARTALRRATSGMLILAFSVGLATTPAQAERATAAQLISLEQKALGSARQAHLKRLLTPVAQPARPGAVRYSMDWLAQQPRAQGGQEWRCLSEALYFEARGETVKGQFAVAEVILNRVESDRFPNSVCGVINQGTGKKYACQFTYTCDGRPENIGEPRAWDRVGKIASAMLSGRAPRDLTQGATHYHTTAVRPNWSQVYTRTASIGDHLFYRHTWRTSSR; this is translated from the coding sequence ATGTTTGTCACAGCCCGAACGGCCCTGCGCCGCGCCACCTCCGGCATGCTGATACTTGCCTTTTCTGTTGGCCTTGCCACGACCCCCGCACAAGCGGAGCGCGCAACGGCAGCACAGCTGATCTCGCTGGAACAGAAAGCGTTGGGCTCGGCACGACAGGCGCATCTCAAGCGCCTGCTGACCCCGGTCGCACAACCGGCCCGCCCGGGTGCCGTGCGCTACAGCATGGATTGGCTGGCGCAGCAGCCGCGCGCACAAGGCGGTCAAGAATGGCGCTGCCTGTCCGAAGCCCTGTATTTCGAAGCCCGCGGCGAAACCGTCAAGGGCCAGTTCGCGGTGGCCGAGGTGATCCTGAACCGCGTCGAAAGCGACCGCTTTCCCAACTCGGTCTGCGGCGTCATCAACCAGGGCACCGGCAAGAAATATGCCTGCCAGTTCACCTATACCTGCGATGGCCGGCCGGAAAACATCGGCGAGCCGCGCGCTTGGGACCGCGTCGGCAAGATCGCCAGCGCCATGCTCAGCGGTCGGGCACCCCGTGATCTGACCCAGGGTGCCACGCATTATCACACCACTGCCGTCCGGCCGAACTGGTCGCAGGTCTATACCCGGACCGCGTCGATCGGGGATCACCTGTTCTATCGCCACACCTGGCGCACCAGCAGCCGCTGA
- a CDS encoding DMT family transporter → MTERYDNPPLGIALMLGFCIVAPLADALAKLLGPHVSIGQLVFLRFAVQAVVLVPLTLATGRPWRMRGRVLALTAIRTGLHVAGIALMFTGLLFLPLADAVAIAFVMPFIMLLLGHVVLGEEVGWRRLSACAVGFAGTLLVLQPAFAEVGWPALLPLGVALVFALFMLVTRQIAGITDPVGMQAVSALMALPVCGAAIVLAPDNLDRALGWAAPTGPTWILLIAMGLLGTAGHLLMTWSLRYAPASTLAPMQYLEIPVATIFGYLIFADLPGPLASLGIGIILAAGLWIVRRERAMLRARSKEPF, encoded by the coding sequence ATGACCGAACGATACGACAACCCGCCGCTGGGCATCGCCCTGATGCTGGGGTTCTGCATCGTCGCGCCGCTGGCCGACGCCTTGGCCAAGCTGCTGGGCCCGCATGTGTCGATCGGCCAGCTGGTGTTCCTGCGCTTCGCGGTGCAGGCGGTCGTGCTGGTGCCGCTGACCCTGGCCACGGGCCGGCCCTGGCGGATGCGGGGCCGCGTTCTGGCCCTGACCGCGATCCGCACCGGGTTGCATGTCGCCGGCATCGCGCTGATGTTCACGGGACTGCTTTTCTTGCCGCTGGCCGATGCCGTGGCCATCGCCTTCGTCATGCCTTTCATCATGCTCTTGCTGGGCCATGTCGTGCTTGGTGAAGAGGTGGGCTGGCGCCGGCTGTCGGCCTGCGCCGTGGGGTTCGCCGGCACGCTGCTGGTGCTGCAGCCGGCCTTTGCCGAAGTGGGCTGGCCGGCGCTGCTTCCGCTCGGTGTGGCGCTGGTCTTTGCATTGTTCATGCTGGTGACCCGCCAGATCGCCGGGATCACCGATCCGGTTGGGATGCAGGCCGTGTCGGCGCTGATGGCCCTTCCGGTCTGCGGCGCGGCGATCGTGTTGGCGCCGGACAACCTGGATCGCGCACTCGGCTGGGCGGCCCCGACCGGGCCGACCTGGATCCTGTTGATCGCCATGGGCCTGCTGGGGACCGCGGGCCACCTGTTGATGACCTGGTCGCTGCGCTATGCGCCCGCCTCGACCCTGGCACCGATGCAATATCTGGAAATCCCGGTCGCCACGATCTTCGGCTATCTGATCTTCGCCGATCTGCCGGGGCCGCTGGCCAGCCTCGGGATCGGCATCATCCTGGCTGCGGGTCTCTGGATCGTCAGGCGCGAGCGGGCCATGTTGCGGGCGCGGTCAAAAGAGCCGTTCTAA
- a CDS encoding dihydroneopterin aldolase: MASEIRLAFSHPDERSIATASGDPRDRISLRDHIVEVEIGAFQAERGTTQRVRFNVVVEVRPFSSPLDDDVDRILSYDRVTEAIAIELDAERVNLLETLAERIAERILLEPQAMRAFVRIEKLDRGPGALGVEIVRSRRDLGPRIGEAAQERPHPRVVYLSNTAIARDDIAARIDAMAADGAPLILCVAAPEDAAPTAIHPLAQRRIDLLAIEQNGWVLAARAPQCKVVATRTELDWAMRNGQICIWAPSKIVLDATHGPQGRPRDTLALANWFAGHMEARELVVMDGPIPSGGSVPVRPWTAS, translated from the coding sequence ATGGCCAGCGAGATCCGCCTAGCCTTTTCCCACCCCGACGAGCGGTCGATTGCGACCGCCAGCGGCGATCCGCGAGACCGGATTTCGCTGCGCGATCATATCGTCGAGGTCGAGATCGGCGCATTTCAGGCCGAACGCGGCACCACGCAGCGGGTGCGATTCAATGTCGTGGTCGAGGTGCGGCCCTTCAGCTCGCCTCTGGATGACGATGTCGACCGGATCCTGTCCTATGACCGGGTGACCGAAGCCATCGCGATCGAACTCGATGCCGAGCGTGTCAACCTCCTGGAAACGCTCGCCGAGCGGATCGCCGAGCGCATCCTGCTGGAACCGCAGGCGATGCGGGCCTTCGTGCGGATCGAAAAACTCGACCGCGGGCCGGGGGCGCTTGGCGTGGAAATCGTGCGCTCGCGCCGCGACCTGGGGCCGCGGATCGGCGAAGCCGCGCAGGAACGCCCGCATCCGCGGGTGGTCTACCTGTCCAACACGGCCATCGCCCGCGACGACATCGCCGCGCGGATCGACGCGATGGCCGCCGACGGCGCGCCGTTGATCCTGTGCGTTGCCGCCCCCGAAGATGCCGCGCCGACCGCCATCCATCCCCTGGCGCAGCGCCGCATCGACCTTCTGGCCATCGAGCAGAACGGCTGGGTGCTGGCCGCCCGCGCGCCGCAATGCAAGGTGGTGGCGACACGAACCGAACTGGATTGGGCGATGAGGAACGGCCAGATCTGTATCTGGGCGCCGTCCAAGATCGTTCTGGACGCCACCCACGGCCCGCAAGGCCGGCCGCGCGATACGCTGGCCTTGGCCAACTGGTTTGCCGGGCACATGGAGGCGCGAGAGCTTGTGGTCATGGACGGGCCGATACCCAGCGGCGGTTCCGTGCCGGTGCGCCCCTGGACAGCCAGCTAA
- the folP gene encoding dihydropteroate synthase: MSVYFRPLVSFDPVMPRGAIRLAGGPGWFTHAVRLVRGVAPQTVRTSDIPTEIAERLSAPRPAIAGLSMERPRIMGILNVTPDSFSDGGLDSGPEQAARRGAAMVAAGADLVDIGGESTRPGAATVPEADEIARVAPVIAALAPRIAAPISIDTRKAEVARAAVAAGATLVNDVSGFTYDPALAPFCRETALPVCVMHAQGDPQTMQSDPRYDDVLLDVYDFLDGRIAALTAIGLPRDRIVIDPGIGFGKTLAHNLSLLNGLALFHGLGCPILLGASRKGFIGRLSGADPASARMPGSVAVALAAVAQGVQILRVHDVAETRQALTLWQAVQSGEADGT; the protein is encoded by the coding sequence ATGTCCGTGTATTTCCGACCTCTCGTGAGTTTCGATCCCGTGATGCCCCGGGGTGCCATTCGCCTGGCCGGCGGACCCGGCTGGTTCACGCACGCGGTCCGTCTGGTTCGGGGTGTCGCGCCGCAAACCGTCCGGACCAGCGACATCCCCACCGAGATCGCCGAGCGCCTGAGCGCCCCGCGTCCGGCCATCGCCGGCCTGTCGATGGAGCGCCCGCGGATCATGGGCATCCTCAACGTCACCCCCGACAGCTTTTCCGATGGCGGACTGGACAGCGGGCCCGAACAAGCGGCGCGGCGCGGCGCGGCGATGGTGGCCGCAGGCGCCGACCTGGTCGATATCGGCGGCGAAAGCACCCGGCCGGGCGCCGCCACGGTGCCGGAAGCCGACGAAATCGCCCGGGTTGCACCGGTCATCGCTGCGCTGGCGCCGCGCATCGCCGCGCCGATCTCGATCGACACCCGCAAGGCCGAGGTGGCACGGGCCGCCGTTGCGGCCGGCGCCACCCTGGTCAATGACGTCTCGGGTTTCACCTACGACCCGGCACTCGCCCCCTTCTGCCGCGAGACCGCCTTGCCGGTCTGCGTGATGCATGCGCAGGGCGACCCGCAAACGATGCAATCCGACCCGCGCTATGACGATGTGCTGCTGGATGTCTACGACTTCCTCGACGGCCGCATCGCCGCGCTGACCGCGATCGGCCTGCCGCGCGACCGCATCGTCATCGACCCGGGCATCGGCTTCGGCAAGACGCTGGCGCACAACCTGTCCCTGCTGAACGGGCTGGCGCTGTTTCACGGCCTGGGCTGCCCGATCCTGCTGGGTGCCTCACGAAAAGGTTTCATCGGTCGGCTGTCCGGTGCCGACCCGGCCAGTGCGCGGATGCCCGGATCGGTTGCGGTGGCGCTGGCGGCTGTGGCACAGGGGGTGCAGATCCTTCGGGTGCACGACGTGGCCGAGACACGGCAGGCCCTGACCCTGTGGCAGGCCGTCCAAAGCGGAGAAGCAGATGGAACGTAA
- a CDS encoding TatD family hydrolase: MTTARITDSHCHLDFPDFDAERAEIVDRAVAAGVHRMVTICTRLRLEPQVRAIAEAHAPVFYAAGTHPMSAADEPMATVEDLVALAAHPKFVGIGESGLDYHYTADSAERQRQSLRVHIEAAQETGLPLIIHARAADEDMATILTEGHRHRPYACVMHCFSSGAGLARAALDLGFYLSMSGIAAFPKSRELRDIFAAAPLDRILVETDSPYLAPPPYRGKRNEPAYSVHTAQVGADLFGLDLAEFAAATEANFDRLFAKAAAWKPAA, from the coding sequence ATGACGACAGCCCGGATCACCGACAGCCATTGCCACCTGGATTTTCCCGATTTCGACGCCGAGCGCGCCGAAATCGTGGACCGCGCCGTGGCGGCGGGCGTGCACCGGATGGTGACGATCTGCACGCGGCTGCGCCTGGAACCGCAGGTCCGCGCCATCGCCGAGGCGCATGCCCCGGTCTTCTACGCCGCCGGCACCCACCCGATGAGCGCCGCCGACGAACCGATGGCGACCGTCGAAGACCTGGTCGCGCTGGCCGCGCACCCGAAATTCGTGGGCATCGGCGAAAGCGGTCTCGATTACCACTATACCGCCGACAGCGCCGAGCGGCAGCGCCAGAGCCTGCGCGTGCATATCGAGGCCGCCCAGGAAACCGGCCTGCCCCTGATTATCCACGCTCGGGCAGCCGATGAAGACATGGCCACGATCCTGACCGAAGGCCACCGGCACCGGCCCTATGCCTGCGTCATGCATTGTTTTTCCTCGGGCGCGGGGCTGGCCCGCGCCGCGCTCGACCTGGGCTTCTACCTGTCGATGTCCGGCATCGCGGCCTTTCCGAAAAGCCGGGAATTGCGCGACATCTTCGCGGCTGCGCCGCTTGATCGCATCCTGGTGGAAACCGACAGCCCCTATCTGGCGCCGCCGCCCTATCGCGGCAAACGCAACGAACCGGCCTATTCGGTCCACACGGCGCAAGTGGGTGCCGACCTCTTCGGCCTCGACCTCGCCGAATTCGCGGCCGCGACCGAAGCGAATTTCGACCGCCTGTTCGCCAAGGCCGCAGCCTGGAAGCCCGCTGCATGA